A stretch of Caldilineales bacterium DNA encodes these proteins:
- a CDS encoding ABC transporter permease, translating to MSLRRFWAVAHKEFRHVQRDRRLLFLVTVSPAIMLVTFAYLFSFDSSSAQLAIFDRDRSPQSRGLLQAIGADSDLVVVGEARAYDELRSAMQAGKIKVGVVIPPGFGQKLVAGETAEVQIVGDGSDPINSSVQMARLSSRISDWAAPYRRVDVRLPIEVRALTWFNPDLKSSHSMVPALLAIVLILPGMAVALALTREKELGSFEGLAATPVQAGEYILGKLIPYIVYGLVGAAGAVAVALLWFQTPFRGSALNLVAMIAIYLWATLGISILLAGFMATQSTALRAVLLLFLVPSLFLSGILLPVDPSARLTANSLPATHFVTISRGLFLKGLGWQALGPSVFTLLMMGLGSIVLAVVTFRKRVG from the coding sequence ATGTCTCTCCGTCGCTTTTGGGCTGTTGCCCACAAGGAATTTCGGCATGTACAGCGCGACCGGCGCCTGTTGTTTTTGGTGACGGTCTCGCCGGCGATCATGCTGGTGACATTCGCCTATCTGTTCTCGTTCGATTCGAGTTCGGCGCAGCTGGCGATTTTCGACCGTGACCGCTCACCGCAGTCGCGTGGGCTGCTGCAGGCCATCGGCGCCGATAGCGATCTGGTGGTGGTGGGCGAAGCGCGGGCCTATGACGAGCTGCGGTCGGCCATGCAGGCGGGCAAGATCAAGGTGGGCGTGGTCATCCCGCCCGGTTTCGGCCAGAAGCTGGTGGCCGGCGAGACGGCCGAGGTGCAGATCGTGGGCGACGGTAGCGACCCGATCAACTCGTCGGTGCAGATGGCGCGGCTTTCGAGCCGGATCAGCGACTGGGCGGCGCCGTATCGACGGGTGGATGTCCGCCTGCCCATCGAGGTGCGCGCCCTGACCTGGTTCAACCCCGACCTCAAGTCCAGCCACAGCATGGTGCCGGCCCTGCTGGCCATCGTCCTCATCCTCCCCGGCATGGCCGTGGCCCTGGCCCTGACGCGTGAGAAAGAATTGGGCAGCTTCGAGGGCCTGGCCGCCACGCCCGTGCAAGCCGGCGAATACATCCTGGGCAAACTCATCCCCTACATCGTCTACGGGCTGGTCGGCGCGGCGGGAGCGGTGGCCGTGGCGTTGCTGTGGTTTCAGACGCCGTTTCGCGGCAGCGCCCTCAATCTGGTTGCCATGATCGCCATCTATCTGTGGGCCACGCTGGGGATCAGCATCCTGCTGGCCGGCTTCATGGCCACGCAGAGCACCGCCCTGCGCGCCGTCCTGTTACTCTTCCTGGTCCCCAGCCTCTTCCTCAGCGGCATCCTGTTGCCGGTGGACCCCAGCGCCCGCCTGACCGCCAACAGCCTGCCGGCTACGCATTTCGTGACTATCAGCCGCGGGCTGTTCCTCAAGGGCCTGGGCTGGCAAGCCCTGGGGCCGTCGGTCTTCACGCTGTTGATGATGGGTCTGGGTTCGATCGTCCTGGCCGTGGTCACGTTTCGGAAAAGGGTGGGCTAA